A genomic window from Ascaphus truei isolate aAscTru1 chromosome 1, aAscTru1.hap1, whole genome shotgun sequence includes:
- the LZTS3 gene encoding leucine zipper putative tumor suppressor 3, with protein sequence MAKLETRSVLSDSTYQIQESFHPFVSRSADSPSQSTMGSVGSGVANDQEFAMKSVGTRTQNSLKLNDRNGYSNRYSGEEKAYKSEKNSNALYINGDLRKSEKMKADMCGNVNANNEKNMPPPPQYRDPNPPKILPVSGKLEQSNEPLVRPSAFKPVVPKNFHSMQNLFPPQNNGVTETRKSSNHGNSNSPSAMKSGLEKTSHTRTSNQVGGLSDSGRNSLTSLPTYGTGYSQHIGPMSASTSHINRIGTTYVEKSIVGYNGISTSDSGRSSSKSTASFSRLNHLNETMPFHSPSSDDIIQDLEDRLWEKEQEVLQMKRNLDKSEAAIFQVFEEKQKIWEREMEDLRQNYANKLQQVSKKAQRAQQALQLQIFKLQQEKKKLQDDVGQLLQQREEMEKKCMVFKKEQAEFLPKIEETQWEVCQKSGEISLLKQQLKDSQADVTQKLNEIVGHRTQLKEAKAFLREKEEQIAAMKDSYSSKSVSLEICENEMQRKQSEAQQMKEKLSQYEQEIEGLKEDLSNLGHSQYSTELNEKVRDTQACESDEAKMKRQTEESVMVLMKEVERLQMELTLERQQRDQQVVVFEDERRTWQEEKEKVIKYQKQLQLNYVEMYQKNQQLEQRINEMTTKVTTPPAEDKKPWTPSRLERIESTEI encoded by the exons ATGGCAAAATTAGAAACGAGGTCCGTCCTCAGTGACTCCACCTATCAGATCCAAGAGTCCTTCCACCCGTTCGTGAGCAGGTCTGCCGACTCTCCCTCCCAGAGCACTATGGGAAGTGTGGGCAGCGGAGTAGCCAATGACCAAGAGTTTGCCATGAAGAGCGTCGGGACGAGAACTCAGAACAGCCTCAAGCTCAATGACCGGAATGGGTATTCCAACCGCTACTCGGGGGAGGAGAAGGCCTACAAGTCTGAGAAAAACTCCAACGCGCTTTACATCAACGGAGACCTCCGTAAGAGTGAAAAGATGAAGGCAGACATGTGCGGGAATGTGAACGCAAACAACGAGAAAAACATGCCCCCGCCTCCCCAATACCGAGATCCCAACCCCCCAAAGATATTACCGGTCTCTGGGAAACTGGAGCAG agcaaTGAGCCTTTGGTACGACCTTCTGCCTTTAAACCCGTAGTTCCTAAAAACTTTCATTCCATGCAGAATCTGTTCCCCCCACAGAACAATGGAGTAACGGAGACCAGGAAGAGCTCTAACCACGGCAACAGCAATAGCCCATCCGCCATGAAAAGTGGACTCGAGAAGACCAGCCATACCAGGACATCCAATCAAGTGGGTGGTCTTTCAGATTCTGGTCGCAATTCACTGACAAGCTTACCAACTTACGGGACTGGCTACAGCCAGCACATTGGCCCAATGAGTGCATCAACGAGCCATATCAATCGCATTGGGACTACCTATGTAGAAAAGAGCATAGTGGGATATAATGGAATATCTACCTCAGATAGTGGACGATCTTCCAGCAAGAGCACCGCCTCTTTCAGTAGATTGAACCATCTCAACGAGACAATGCCTTTCCACTCACCCTCAAGTGATGACATCATTCAAGACCTGGAAGATCGactctgggagaaggagcaggaaGTCTTGCAGATGAAGAGGAACTTGGACAAAAGCGAGGCGGCCATTTTCCAAGTGTTTGAAGAGAAGCAAAAGATCTGGGAGCGTGAAATGGAGGACTTGAGACAGAATTATGCCAACAAGCTTCAGCAAGTCTCAAAGAAAGCACAGCGGGCCCAGCAGGCTTTGCAACTGCAGATCTTCAAGCTCCAGCAGGAGAAGAAAAAGCTTCAAGATGATGTTGGGCAACTGCTTCagcagagagaggaaatggagaagaaaTGCATGGTTTTCAAGAAAGAGCAGGCGGAGTTCCTTCCGAAGATTGAAGAAACCCAGTGGGAG GTATGTCAGAAATCTGGTGAGATCTCCCTTCTCAAACAGCAGCTGAAAGATTCTCAGGCAGACGTCACTCAGAAACTGAACGAGATAGTCGGGCACAGAACACAGCTTAAGGAAGCAAAGGCATTTCTGAGGGAAAAGGAAGAGCAGATTGCCGCAATGAAGGACTCTTACAGCTCCAAGAGTGTCAGCCTTGAGATCTGCGAGAACGAAATGCAGAGGAAGCAAAGTGAAGCTCAGCAGATGAAGGAGAAGCTGAGTCAGTACGAACAAGAGATAGAGGGTTTGAAGGAAGACCTTTCAAACCTGGGTCACAGCCAATACAGCACCGAACTCAATGAGAAGGTAAGGGACACCCAGGCCTGCGAGAGCGATGAGGCCAAGATGAAACGTCAAACTGAGGAGAGCGTCATGGTCCTGATGAAGGAGGTGGAGAGGCTCCAGATGGAGCTAACACTGGAGAGGCAACAAAGAGATCAGCAAGTAGTGGTCTTTGAGGATGAAAGACGTACCTGGCAAGAGGAGAAAGAGAAGGTGATTAAGTATCAGAAGCAGCTGCAGCTCAACTATGTGGAGATGTATCAGAAGAACCAACAGCTAGAGCAAAGGATAAATGAAATGACCACTAAGGTTACTACACCACCAGCTGAGGATAAGAAACCTTGGACACCATCCAGGCTAGAAAGAATAGAGTCCACCGAGATCTAA